The Gloeomargarita lithophora Alchichica-D10 genomic sequence ATTTCGTAACATAAAGCATCAACCCAAATATAAGCCACTTTCCCATTTTTCTGATCTTCTATGTAGGGAGCTACATATTTACTGAAAATTTGTCGCTGTTGCAGTAAATTTCCATGCCTACTTGTGGCAAATTGCTCAGTAAATAATTTTGCCATCTCTGAAATAACTTGAGTGTAGGTTTGCTCTGCACTAATGATCAATTTGTCTAGGCTATTTTGGTGGTCTTGAGCGTACTGGGGAAAGTCAAAGTCATACTTGCAGCTTTCTAAATGGCGATAGTAGGTATCCAGCACACACCAGGGTTGCTCTCCTGAAGTATAAGCATTAACTAGACCAGCCATATCTTGAGGTGAATTTTTTAACTGGGTGCTGATCTTCTGGGACTCAATTAAGACCTGCATTGCCGTAATAACCAGTAGCCACTGGGAGTGAATCGTTGGCTCTATCCTCGACCAGAATTTATGGGAATTTTGCTGGGCAAAACTTAATAGTTCTGTTAATTCTGTGAATCCTATTGATACCTGATGGAGTGCTTGCTCCTGAATATGTTGGAGTATGCGATAAACGATCGTCCGAAAAGTTTCACAATTACTGAGCAATTCAACTGGTAAATTCAAGGTTACTAATCTCAATTCCTGCTCGATTTTATTGGCAAGTAATGCGTAATTTTGGTTATATTGCTGATGATTTCGCCAAGTATTGACCAAATTTAGACAATTTTCAATGTGTTGGCATTCGGTAGCAGTGGTCAGCAAACAGAGTTGGGGTGGTAATTTATCTTTAAGAACTTCTGCTAATTCAGTGATAAGCAAGTACTTTACTAACTGATAACGCCATTCTTCAAGGGACAGGTGCGTTGCCAACTCAATCCCAAAAGCCTGATTAAATAAATGTTGGAGGTCTGAAGTGACAGATTTCTGAATAATTTGCCCATCATAGGCTTGATCATTGAGAAATAGCAGGGTAACGGTAATGGGTTCGGTTGTTCCCAAAATCAAGGCAATCATCCCCGCAGAAATATCCTTGCCTTTGCTACCGATCGCATCTAAGTCTAATAAATCTAATTTACCAGCATCAATTTGCTGAACAATTTTACCAATTTCCTCAGAGCTTAGAATAGATTTGAAAGCGTGGCGGGCAACTACTGATAAACGGGTATTACATGACAACGAACCATCTCCCGGACGCATGATTACCCCCAGACAATCCAGTTCAATGAGGGCGTTATCAGTATTTTCACGGGCAAGCGGCACATAGACTAATAATTGTGGCGGTGTATGGCCTTGGAGCAGGTGGGCAACATCACGGCGCAACGCAAAAAAACTATCGGTATAGCGGGCAATGGTCGTGTCGGGAATCGTCAGTTCTGAGACTAATTTTTCATAGTGTTTTTCACGGTCATACCATACGACAATCCCTTTCGCATGGATTTGCTTGGCAACCAGTTGGCTAAGATGTTCAGAAACGATACCCATTGGGACACTCACGCTCCTATCACTATAGCTTATACTTTCTAATACAAGGCATGGGTATTAAGCAATAATTTCATGGCATATAGTCAGCAAAATCCTGAAGATGCTCTCGATCATCTTGAATCACAGTGATCATACCTTTACCATGACCGGGAGCAGGGCGCAGGGCAGATTTAGGTGCATTGATCGACTTTACCNNNNNNNNNNNNNNNNNNNNNNNNNNNNNNNNNNNNNNNNNNNNNNNNNNNNNNNNNNNNNNNNNNNNNNNNNNNNNNNNNNNNNNNNNNNNNNNNNNNNNNNNNNNNNNNNNNNNNNNNNNNNNNNNNNNNNNNNNNNNNNNNNNNNNNNNNNNNNNNNNNNNNNNNNNNNNNNNNNNNNNNNNNNNNNNNNNNNNNNNNNNNNNNNNNNNNNNNNNNNNNNNNNNNNNNNNNNNNNNNNNNNNNNNNNNNNNNNNNNNNNNNNNNNNNNNNNNNNNNNNNNNNNNNNNNNNNNNNNNNNNNNNNNNNNNNNNNNNNNNNNNNNNNNNNNNNNNNNNNNNNNNNNNNNNNNNNNNNNNNNNNNNNNNNNNNNNNNNNNNNNNNNNNNNNNNNNNNNNNNNNNNNNNNNNNNNNNNNNNNNNNNNNNNNNNNNNNNNNNNNNNNNNNNNNNNNNNNNNNNNNNNNNNNNNNNNTTAATTTTTGGGATAGGTTTTACCAATTTGGCTACGGGTAGATCATTCTCAAATACTAAAATTTCTTCGCCCATTTGCAGGTTATGAATGATGTCGGGTAACTGAGC encodes the following:
- a CDS encoding PglZ domain-containing protein, which translates into the protein MGIVSEHLSQLVAKQIHAKGIVVWYDREKHYEKLVSELTIPDTTIARYTDSFFALRRDVAHLLQGHTPPQLLVYVPLARENTDNALIELDCLGVIMRPGDGSLSCNTRLSVVARHAFKSILSSEEIGKIVQQIDAGKLDLLDLDAIGSKGKDISAGMIALILGTTEPITVTLLFLNDQAYDGQIIQKSVTSDLQHLFNQAFGIELATHLSLEEWRYQLVKYLLITELAEVLKDKLPPQLCLLTTATECQHIENCLNLVNTWRNHQQYNQNYALLANKIEQELRLVTLNLPVELLSNCETFRTIVYRILQHIQEQALHQVSIGFTELTELLSFAQQNSHKFWSRIEPTIHSQWLLVITAMQVLIESQKISTQLKNSPQDMAGLVNAYTSGEQPWCVLDTYYRHLESCKYDFDFPQYAQDHQNSLDKLIISAEQTYTQVISEMAKLFTEQFATSRHGNLLQQRQIFSKYVAPYIEDQKNGKVAYIWVDALCYEMALDMKQALAQEFTAELVPAIATPPTITETGMAALLPKADQSFRIVSTNKSKLAVEICGTVIHKRQGRINFLKANVGVNLCDMELEQLLPKPNKALRERIGSADLILITSQEIDKSGEQDNPLSARRQIDRTIKDLCRAVRILTETGIKTIIITSDHGHLFADQISDDLKIDPPCEQTSTQTTDLHRRVWIGTGGEKSSAYLYTSLNKLGVDSEYDLATPYRFAVFKAKGGANCYFHGGLSPQEVIIPVLVLKSDNRQVIPSEVDWQVTPGSQQITTRFFSVKISGARSGLGLGDLPKIRMELRANKKIISQTVMATYGFTDATGEIVLKTSANEPMQVEPNTIALMIIDETNTNNNATLYLLDARTNRELVKPITIPICISL